The Candidatus Flexicrinis proximus nucleotide sequence ACCTTCCAGTTGGTATAGAGGTGGGCGGCTTCGGCACCGAAGAGCGCGCGAAGACGGCGCCAGACGCCCCGACCGAAAACACGAACGGGCTGTTCAGCCCGGCGCTGAGGATTGACCCGGCGAGGCCGCCGAGGATATAGATGAGGATATAACGCCGGTGGCCGAAAGCGACTTCGATAACCGAGCCGAGACTCTGGAGGGCTAGCATGTTCATCAGAACATGGATGATGTTGGCGTGGAGAAACATGGAGGTGAAGAGCCGCCAGTACTCTCCGGCGTCGACCGCGGCGGGCTGGTTGGCGAAGCCGCGAACGACCTCATTTTCGAGCGAAGGGACGAGGGCCGTCAGGGCAAAAATGGCGAGGTTGACGGCGATCAGCGCCCAGGTGACATAGCTGCGCGCGGGCCGCGCGAAGTTGAAGACGACCCGCGCCATGCGGCGGGGCGGCTGGCCGTCCGGGGAGCCGGAGGGTGGCGGACGGCGCATCAGGGGATGAACCGGCTGGGGTTTCCGGTCTTTCTGTGCATCCGGCGTGACATCTTCCGGACGCTTGGGGGTCAAATTATCGGACATGACGGCCTCGATAGGCCGACGATCGGCCAAGTATACTCTTGCTGTATCTCAATGGTCTTAGAAATTCACGCGAGAAGCGTGTAATGAGCTTTGGATCGGGTTCTAGCCCAGGTCCGGCGGCAGGAGTTTTCACTCGTGCACCGCCCACGGAGAATTGACGATGAGGGGCGGGGGCTGGCGCTTTCGCGAAGGCGGCACCCTCAGAAACAGGAACACGCACACTCAGTGCTAAGCCGGTGGCAGTTTGTCATCCAGCGGACGCCATGTATGGCGTCCCTACGAAAGAGCGTGTTTCTTCTGGTACAGACGTGCGAGGCGGAGCATACCCAGCGCAGCCAAAGCGTGCAGTATTGGTCGAACTTCGACTCATGGCTTAGGCGTGCTGGCGGCACCATTCGGCGAGCCAGGCGCCAACTGTTTTGCGCGGTATCCGGGCTGGAAGTGAATGCC carries:
- a CDS encoding rhomboid family intramembrane serine protease, yielding MSDNLTPKRPEDVTPDAQKDRKPQPVHPLMRRPPPSGSPDGQPPRRMARVVFNFARPARSYVTWALIAVNLAIFALTALVPSLENEVVRGFANQPAAVDAGEYWRLFTSMFLHANIIHVLMNMLALQSLGSVIEVAFGHRRYILIYILGGLAGSILSAGLNSPFVFSVGASGAVFARSSVPKPPTSIPTGRSWGRRPRCACVRSSCWPYSTFLSASSET